The following are encoded together in the Bradysia coprophila strain Holo2 unplaced genomic scaffold, BU_Bcop_v1 contig_94, whole genome shotgun sequence genome:
- the LOC119085546 gene encoding uncharacterized protein LOC119085546, producing MSKPKKVMDMRKAGNAAMEKEKYEKAIQLYTDALLIRNISLEDKGVLRSNRSHAYFMSALKKPDNNEDKLQSALQDADEVINIRPTWWKGYFRAGLVYKHRQEWDKAIECFEEALSLNRKLADVKDYRDECRFDKIQAESGGNVMSHGFKAEIDKTNALQKNRSKLQVELIIKNYEKLLKSKEPRMRALGCVFFGVRYVKGVDVPQNPAKGIALLEEAVEAGSPEAMVELGIFYMLGKGVVRSIRQAVRLFEKAANSDPRHQNLLGGECDGIAYAQFHIGLCYENGTGKPSDYQQACSWYEEASARGHAGAANNLAVLYSEALGGEKCLTRANKYFKLAANRGNCMAMESLAWKYLWERDVEQAESWYLLSLESGNQHSIQNKDKFYKALENVRIFVRDLAASSSFDVANVNPDDLANLFNAVERITCDKKTIAKIESLAGATVSRYWGDYEKIKRRAETGYPFAKTVLTSMCYFAESSHCFSQLFSRKMTAAEVKFIKEKVIYNLANCLRASEIIAYLQPWKIPLLFEICEGMVAGQNSSLDLVARIVYCYLLSLSNNSEFPRFSRICLRMYPDEVFFYKIQAVFFALRQNFEDSLEVCDQGLERFPMDECLLYCRAGAMKFIETISIESVVEAYKDFIEYAPFDESLIPEANYVIAYHASDEDERELYYNKGFEAELHMLPCLLPYQSRWKTLMDAFNAMGIDDNGGVPNSMASAAPRNPKLSDTKRTQCVLRHRETLKIISERMEGNLVDQLTFTPQHKQKVSECPDNIREITLQDMHPQRNVVYKERYINLVICEDPMFGLLSAVHVVVRDDNFDFINCSFYDLRHNDKTVRQSLAFGTKITIVNPYHRVAVDGNVSLRVHEQNMIIYRGNGKDNPICRYCFKENPEHACGGCRRVKYCSRNCQSDDWKDLNHKAICGLKYFDWL from the exons ATGAGCAAACCGAAGAAAGTTATGGATATGCGCAAAGCTGGTAATGCAGCAATGGAAAAGGAGAAGTACGAAAAAGCCATTCAACTCTACACCGACGCATTGCTGATTCGCAATATTAGTTTGGAAGACAAAGGAGTGCTACGCTCTAATCGGTCCCATGCCTACTTCATGTCTGCGTTGAAAAAGCCCGACAATAATGAGGACAAGCTTCAATCAGCTTTGCAAGATGCAGATGAGGTTATAAATATTCGACCCACTTGGTGGAAAGGATACTTCCGCGCTGGATTAGTCTACAAACATCGACAAGAATGGGATAAAGCAATAGAGTGTTTTGAGGAGGCATTGTCCTTGAATAGAAAACTAGCAGATGTTAAGGATTATCGTGACGAATGTCGGTTTGACAAAATACAGGCGGAAAGCGGTGGTAATGTTATGTCGCATGGATTTAAGGCAGAAATTGATAAGACCAAtgcattacaaaaaaatagaagTAAATTGCAAGTTGAACTCATCATAAAAAACTACGAGAAATTACTGAAATCTAAAGAACCGAGAATGCGTGCATTAGGCTGCGTATTTTTTGGTGTTCGATATGTGAAAGGAGTCGATGTTCCGCAAAATCCTGCAAAGGGAATCGCTCTTCTGGAGGAAGCTGTAGAGGCCGGATCACCGGAAGCAATGGTAGAATTGGGAATCTTTTACATGCTAGGAAAGGGTGTTGTACGGAGCATCAGACAGGCAGTAAGATTATTTGAGAAAGCAGCTAACTCCGATCCAAGGCACCAGAATTTACTGGGTGGTGAATGTGACGGAATTGCTTATGCCCAATTTCACATCGGTTTATGTTACGAAAACGGTACCGGGAAACCTTCGGATTATCAACAAGCATGCAGTTGGTACGAAGAAGCTTCAGCGAGAGGTCATGCTGGAGCTGCAAACAACTTAGCTGTTTTGTACTCGGAGGCACTAGGCGGAGAAAAATGTCTAACGAGAGCAAACAAGTATTTCAAATTGGCTGCAAACAGAG GCAACTGCATGGCAATGGAATCTTTGGCATGGAAATATTTATGGGAGAGAGATGTGGAGCAGGCTGAAAGCTGGTATCTCCTATCACTGGAATCAGGAAATCAACACTCGATTCAGAACAAAGATAAGTTCTATAAAGCCTTGGAGAATGTTCGAATATTCGTAAGAGACTTGGCCGCTTCGTCATCATTTGACGTTGCTAACGTTAATCCGGACGATCTAGCAAACCTCTTTAACGCTGTGGAAAGAATCACCTGTGACAAGAAAACTATAGCGAAAATTGAGTCCCTAGCCGGTGCGACCGTATCAAGATATTGGGGAGATTACGAAAAGATTAAGCGTCGAGCTGAAACCGGTTATCCTTTCGCAAAAACGGTGCTGACATCTATGTGCTACTTTGCGGAAAGTAGCCATTGCTTCAGTCAGTTATTCTCAAGGAAAATGACCGCCGCCGAAGTTAAATTCATCAAAGAGAAAGTCATCTATAATTTGGCTAATTGTTTACGTGCGAGCGAAATAATCGCCTATTTACAACCTTGGAAAATACCGCTccttttcgaaatttgtgaGGGTATGGTAGCCGGCCAAAACTCGTCACTAGATCTGGTTGCGAGAATTGTATACTGTTACTTGCTGTCGTTGTCAAACAATTCAGAGTTTCCTCGCTTTTCACGAATCTGCTTACGAATGTATCCAGATGAAGTATTCTTCTATAAGATACAAGCGGTTTTCTTCGCTCTCCGACAAAACTTCGAAGATTCATTAGAAGTGTGTGATCAAGGATTGGAAAGATTCCCGATGGACGAGTGTCTGCTCTACTGTCGAGCCGGAGCTATGAAGTTTATTGAAACAATTAGTATAGAGTCGGTGGTTGAGGCATACAAGGATTTCATTGAGTATGCTCCATTCGATGAGAGTTTGATCCCAGAGGCCAACTATGTGATTGCATATCACGCATCGGATGAGGATGAGCGAGAACTTTATTATAACAAAGGCTTCGAAGCTGAACTTCATATGCTTCCGTGTTTGCTGCCGTACCAATCCAGATGGAAGACTTTAATGGACGCATTCAATGCTATGGGAATAGACGATAACGGTGGAGTGCCAAATTCAATGGCATCAGCTGCACCAAGAAATCCAAAATTGTCGGATACTAAACGCACTCAATGTGTTCTACGTCACCGGGAAACGCTGAAGATAATATCCGAAAGGATGGAAGGCAATCTCGTTGACCAGTTGACATTCACTCCGcaacacaaacaaaaagtgTCGGAATGTCCGGACAACATCAGGGAAATTACTCTACAAGATATGCATCCACAAAGAAATGTGGTGTACAAGGAACGTTATATCAATCTTGTGATCTGCGAAGATCCAATGTTTGGTTTGCTATCGGCTGTTCATGTCGTTGTTCGTGACGACAATTTCGACTTCATCAACTGTTCATTCTACGATCTTCGACACAACGACAAGACTGTTCGACAAAGTCTTGCTTTTGGAACAAAGATTACCATTGTAAATCCGTATCATCGTGTGGCCGTGGATGGCAATGTCTCTTTGAGAGTGCATGAGCAAAATATGATTATCTATCGTGGAAATGGAAAAGACAATCCAATCTGTCGGTAttgttttaaagaaaatcctGAGCATGCGTGTGGCGGTTGCAGACGAGTCAAGTATTGCAGTCGAAATTGCCAGAGCGATGACTGGAAAGATTTGAATCATAAAGCGATTTGcggtttgaaatattttgattggCTATAA